The DNA sequence ATCCGGCGAGAGGTCGTCGCCCACGACGAGAACGTCGTCGCACTGACCCTGTCCGCCGCGGACGGCGGACAGCTGGAGCCGTGGACGGCGGGCGCACATCTGGACTTGCTGTTGGAGTCCGGCCGCATGCGGGAGTACTCGCTCTGCGGTGACCCCGCCACCCGCGACAGCTACCGAATCGCCGTGCGCCGGGTGCCCGACGGCGGTGGAGGCTCGATCGAGGTGCACGACACGCTGCATACCGGATCCCTGATACGGATCAAAGGGCCGAGAAACGGACTGCCTATGGCCGTGCCCGGCCACGGGTCGCCTGCGCGTCGTCTTAGGTTCGTGGCCGGAGGAATCGGCATCACCCCGATACTGCCGATGCTGATGACCGCCGAGCGACTCGGGCTGGATTGGTCGATGGTCTACACCGGGCGCAGCCGTGACTCGATCCCGTTCCTGGACGAACTCGGGATCTTCGGGGACAAGATCACCGTGCGCACTGACGACGAACACGGACTGCCCACTGCTGCCGATCTACTCGGCGATATTCCGGGCGCTACCGCCGTCTACTGCTGTGGCCCCGTACCAATGCTCGAACTTCTGCGCTCCGCGTTGATCGACCGCGACGACGTGGAACTGCACTATGAAAGGTTCTCGGCCCCGCCGGTAGTGGATGGGGCGGCATTCACCGTCGTGCTGGCCCGCAGCGGCGAACGGATCGCGGTCTCCCCCAACGAGAGTGCGCTGGCGGCCATTCTGCGGCGCGATCCGAACGCGGCGTACTCCTGTAAACAAGGCTTCTGCGGAACCTGCGAGGTGAAGGTCGTTTCAGGCGCCGTCGACCACCGCGATACGTTGCTCACCGCCTCCGAACGGGGCGCAGGAGCCATGCTGACTTGTGTATCCCGCTGCGCCGACCGCTCGGGCAACGGAGAGCTCACCATCGACCTCTGAGGGTCATGGCGAACTACTGCGCACTCCCCCGGATGTGCGGGGTCACCAGCATCAGCTGACCCAGCACGCCATTCACAAACGCCGGAGACTCATCGGTGGAGAGCTGCTTGGCCAGCTCGACCGCCTCGTCGACCGCGACCACCTCGGGTACGTCCTCGGCGTGCAGCAGCTCCCACACGGCGACCCGCATGATCGCGCGATCCACCGCGGGCAACCGGGCCAACGTCCAACCCTGCAAGTGCGAGGCGATCAGCTCGTCGATGTGGACGGCGTGCTCGGTGACACCGTGGGCAACAGTGACCGTGTAGGGGTTCAGCGGTTCCACGTCCGACTTGGACTCCGCCAAGGCGCGACGCTCGTCGGCCACCGCGGCGGCCGTCATATCCCGCGCCTCGGCCTCGAACAGCAGGTCCACTGCCCGCTTGCGCGCCTTGCGACGGCCTCCCTTGGCAGCGGGCCGGCCGGTCGAGCCGGATTCAGCCATTCACACGGCCGAGGTAGCTGGCGTCACGCGAATCGACCTTGAGGCGGTCACCGGTGTTGATGAACAGCGGAACCTGGATCTCGGCGCCGGTTTCCATCGTGGCCGGCTTGGTGCCCGCACTCGATCGATCGCCCTGCAGGCCCGGCTCGGTGTGGGTGACCACGAGCTCGACGGTCACCGGCAGCTCGATGTACAGCGGGGCGCCCTCGTTGAAGGCGACCTGCACGGTCATGCCCTCCAGCAGGAAGCGCGAGGCGCCGCCGACCAGCTCCGGGGAAAGGTGGTGCTGCTCGAAATCCTGGCTGTCCATGAACACGAACGAATCGCCGTCGCGGTACAGATAGGTGTTGTCGCGGCGGTCGACGGTCGCGGTCTCGACCTTGACGCCCGCGTTGAAGGTCTTGTCGACGACCTTGCCCGACAGCACGTTCTTGAGCTTGGTGCGCACGAACGCCGGTCCCTTACCGGGCTTCACATGCTGGAACTCGGTGATCTGCCACAGCTGACCATCGATGTTGAGCACCAGGCCGTTCTTGAAATCGGCGGTTGAAGCCACAGTCGTCTGTCTCCTTGCGTAACTGTTCAGTACTACTCAATTAATGACGGTGAGTTCCTTGGGGAACCGGGTCAACAGCTCCGGCCCGTCGGGCCGCACCACGAGCGTGTCCTCGATCCGGACTCCGCCCCGGTCG is a window from the Mycobacteroides salmoniphilum genome containing:
- the nusB gene encoding transcription antitermination factor NusB; this encodes MAESGSTGRPAAKGGRRKARKRAVDLLFEAEARDMTAAAVADERRALAESKSDVEPLNPYTVTVAHGVTEHAVHIDELIASHLQGWTLARLPAVDRAIMRVAVWELLHAEDVPEVVAVDEAVELAKQLSTDESPAFVNGVLGQLMLVTPHIRGSAQ
- a CDS encoding PDR/VanB family oxidoreductase, translated to MTTGTTATRPGGSYFLPADTEIAKTPPDLRGRYSRDPLLVVGGTAAKAWLSLFARLARTEETREVNRIRTLKVIRREVVAHDENVVALTLSAADGGQLEPWTAGAHLDLLLESGRMREYSLCGDPATRDSYRIAVRRVPDGGGGSIEVHDTLHTGSLIRIKGPRNGLPMAVPGHGSPARRLRFVAGGIGITPILPMLMTAERLGLDWSMVYTGRSRDSIPFLDELGIFGDKITVRTDDEHGLPTAADLLGDIPGATAVYCCGPVPMLELLRSALIDRDDVELHYERFSAPPVVDGAAFTVVLARSGERIAVSPNESALAAILRRDPNAAYSCKQGFCGTCEVKVVSGAVDHRDTLLTASERGAGAMLTCVSRCADRSGNGELTIDL
- the efp gene encoding elongation factor P translates to MASTADFKNGLVLNIDGQLWQITEFQHVKPGKGPAFVRTKLKNVLSGKVVDKTFNAGVKVETATVDRRDNTYLYRDGDSFVFMDSQDFEQHHLSPELVGGASRFLLEGMTVQVAFNEGAPLYIELPVTVELVVTHTEPGLQGDRSSAGTKPATMETGAEIQVPLFINTGDRLKVDSRDASYLGRVNG